ATCAGCAAACATGTGAGCGGTATGTTCTGCACAGTTCAGCGAGAACAATCAACTACTAGTAGGGCAAAAGCATGCCTTAACAGCAGCTGAGAGAAACCTATGTGCTATTGACTCCATATCATCCTCATCGGTCACAATAGCCTGTAGTTGACAAGGCAAAAAATAAAATTAACTTGTAATAATCACCATATGCCTAAGCTAAGAAGTATGTTTTTCATATCAGTAAACCTTGGGGAAGTAAAAATGGTGAAATCACAGAAAAACCTTGAAGTATTTGCTTAAGGCCATCCTGTCCAAAGCTTCAACCATGCATCTCCTATCCAGGGATGATGCCACTGCGCAGGGTATACCTGCTGTCCGAACTGCATCCAACCATTCTCTCAATCCTTCTACTGGGGTATCAAGCTGAATTACATGGATATCAGACAGTCAGGGGCAATCATAGAGTAAACAAAACCCTACTCAATGCAAAAAGGAGGAAATTTACTTTGAAGAGGCTTTCATAGTAAAGCTCGATAAGGCGTGCCTTCAATCTTTCCATTTGATCATCCTCTTTTGCCCAATACAAAACCTGGTAAGCACAAGTAGAATTGATGCTTTATGTACCAGTACCCTATTCAAGCGAAGGCATTGGAGCGACAAGCAAGGGGGTGCTCAAAGGGAGGCTtggtataaaaaattcaaaagatACACCCACCGAAACACATACATACCTTTCTAAGGACATGGTCAGCAGCACCATGAAGAATACTCTTTTGGATATGAGCAGCAGTAGGGATGTCCTTCCCTGCGCAAGATAAATTACATTAGTATGTGTTTACCAAGGTCATATAACAATAAGCAACTATGTTTACAAAAATAATACCTTCCTCCAAAGCAAGCTGTCTCCAAGCATCCAACTTTAGCGAGTCTGTGTCAGCCTTAAGAGAAAAGAAAAGAGCACCGGATGTCGGTCAATAGTGAGGCAATAATGACATAGCGGCAACCTATACACGCAATACGAGGATTCACCTACAAATGAAACTACATAACTAAGAATCCAGTAATTCAACTGAACCAGGGAAATGTTGAATTATGTACAAGTATAGTTTGCTTGGACTATTGCTGCAATTAATAACTGTAGACGAGCAAGTATTTCCCAAAAAGCTATTTCAAACACACGATGTCACTAGCCATTGCAGTATGATACACTAACACAAGAAAAAAGAACTCACAATAACATTGTCCCATGAGAAAATTAGACCAAATGCTTCATCCGGCTTCATAGCATGCCTTATCCTTTGAAGGAAGCATTCTTGCAATTTTTCGTTCAGATAATCCTGAAAGGTAGAAGAAAGCTCATCCACTAAAGTAACATAACAGATAAATGATAGGTTGCTAATAGCACATAATGGCATAATTGCAAGTGGCCTATCATGATATATGCTTACCACATCGATATTGAGTGGTCCGTCCATCCTGAAAGTCTCAAATCCTTCCCCATATTCAGCTCCAATTGTCTAACAGAAATAAATGCAAAATCTTTTTAATCGGTAACAGATAAAGTTTAAAAGAAGAATCGCTAAGCCTGCAGAAACTGTATTTAGTGAACCGGtattaaaactagatagagaagggtTCAGTTGTATAACTACGGCCCCAATAATGATGGTGATCCAGAGAAAGAACTCGCAAGGAACTTGATAAAAAAAAGACTAGTAAACAGTTATCTGCTCCACTGAGCAGCTAACGGATGAAACCATCAATTAATCAAAGAAGCATCTCACTGACTGATCCAGCATCAACCTGTAGGCTATATGGACAGAATGTAGCTAGTGGTAGAAATAATTCACTGGCAGAACCATCAACTATTATAGATCCACTTTACTTGACCTAATTACCTGAACCTCACTTGACTAACACACTAAAATGGAAGAGATGGACAAATCGGAGAATCTAGATAGCCCAACTCTAGCCTACCTCAAGTAAGGCAAGGAAGCTAAAGTAATCCTGGAACCATGTACATGGTACTATTTGTCCAAGGAAGTAAGTCCTTGATTGGCTAATCCAGAGACGGAGCTAATTCAACACTAACAGCATCTAATTGCATATTTGCAGCTAGGGGAATTCAGGGTTCTCGAAAATCAACAAATATATTAATCAAAAAAGCTGCTTCATTAATCCaaaaaaaggattattattattattattttaataaaCCAAGAAATCTCACCTCCTCGACGAAGACTTTGCCTGGGAGGGGCGGGAAGGCATCAAACCCCGACGCCATCCTCCGCATCCGCATCTGCCTCCCATTTCTTGCTCTCTGCGCGGAAAGGAAAAGAAATCAGGGAACGGATGCaacaaaacacacaaaaagaaaagaaaataggagaCGCTGGCACTGCTTACGGCGAACCGGAGACTGGGGCACGGCGCGCGAGGGGACGAGGAGGACGACGGAGCCGAGGGGAACGGCGAAGGAGAGGTGGCGGTGCGGAAGCTGCACGACTCCATGGAAATGGGAAGGGGAAAGAGGCGAGGGGGAGAGACGGGATGGAGTGGAAGGGTTTTCTTTTGGGATTTTTTTTTATGTCACGCATTTTTTCATTTTTTGCGCCTATATTGGTCTTGATTTTTCTGGCTGGAAAGCAGAAAATTTCAGACTTCGATATTTAACAAGTTATTTGGGGAAATAAAATTAAAATCTAACTTAGCTAAAAGAATTGTCTGCGTAATTATCTGGTAATTCTTTTGATGTACACTGAGAGATATTTAGCAGTAAATAGTGAAGATGGATAGCTACTGATCTGTAGGTGAAAAATAGTTGAGAATTCGGGTGCAGCACCCGCAGTCCGGTTTTAAGAGCATCTACGACCGTGATGGGTTAATTCGGCTCCTCAAACACGCGGATGCGTACGCATCGAATAGACAAGATTAATATTTATCACTCTGCATCTGCGTATCTCATATCCGGCATTTTATATCCATATTACACATGTAACGTTGAGCTAGTCTACGCAATCGGCTGTAAACGGATATTAACAGACTTTGCAACAACCAAAAGATCAACTTAGTTTGTCATCGGATAAGTTCTTACACTTCTACAACTAAAAACGATATAAACATATGAGGAGGAGGGGCGGGATCACCACTTCCTTCTCGGGTCTTTGCTCTTCCGGTCGTCGGCGCAGCTGTAGGCGTCCGAGGCTGGTGGAGGGTCTTGGTCGTCCGAGGAGGAGGTGCAGCTTTCGCgatcgccgtcgtcgtcatcggaGTCAGAGAGGATGATGAGCCCCTTCATCTGACGGACCACCCTATCCTGCTCCTGCTTCAACTTGGCGACCCGAGCCTTCTCCGTCGTTGCCTGCTTCGCCTCACGCTCCGACTGCTCAATAGCAAGCCGGAGCGCCTTGGCGTTCTTCCGTCGGAGGCGGCAAGCGTCTGCCTCCGCCGCCATGAGGGACCGTCGATAGACCCATGCGATGAGCCGCTCGTCCTCATCAGGCTCCACCTGCATctcgcggcggcggcgcgtggactGCTCCGCCGCGTCCCTCTCCCATGCCCGCTGCCTCACGCGCCTCCGATTTGGGGAGTGCGCGCGCGGACCGACAGCGTGGGAACTATCACCCACGGCTGCCCGCGTGGAGGCACGACCGGGGGAAGGAGACGGCGCGGGGGCGGTGTGGACGGCGCTGTCCTGGCGAAGCTGCGCACGGGCCGGGAGGGTCCAGCATCCGCGCTGCGCCGTCGCGGAAGCTGCGACGATGCTCCAGATCCGGAGCTGTCGCCGGTGTCTACCTTGGACCGCTTCAGCGCAATGCGGAGAACCATCTCCTCCTCGTAGTCGAGGTCGGAGCCGGAGTCGCTACCGGAGCTGGACATCGGAGTGGATGGGATCAAAATCAAAATCGGAGAGTGAGCTAGGGTTCGGAGTGAGGCGCCCGGACTCGGGGTTTTGTGGGGCGGCGATGGGGTCGGTGGTGCATCGATCCTGTCATGCGAACGGCCCCGGGCGTGCCCGGGCCGCCCCATATCCAccctatatttgggctggatatgagggatgCCGGTCCGGGCCCATATCCAccctatatttgggctggatatgagaggTGCCGGTCAGCCCAGACGTTTGTCCGCGATTTGAGAAGTTCGACTGAATCGTCTATTTTTGATCGGTTAGTGACCGGACGGCCTGTCCGGGCGTTTGAAACGGATATGAGAAGTCctgttgtagatgctctaaacAACTATTATTTCCTTTTCGGCCAAGACTTTTAAGGCCAATTTTTGTTGTCCCTAACTGTACAAATGGTGTTGGGCTGTAACAGACTAATCGGCTAAAGTTCGGACGTCACGTACCCTTTAGGGTTCCTTTCTCTTAGGCGACGGCCGAGGAGACGGCGGCAACACGACGAAGCTAGATCGGATCCCGATCGGGCTTCTAGTCCGGCCGGGTTCTCTCGATCCAGAAGGGCGGAGCAAGGGGGATAACTACCCTCGGCGGGAAGATCATGGCATCGGCGGACTCATCCACATCTAGGGTTAATGGGCGGAAGACGGCGGAGTAGGAGGGAGGGAAGAGGAGGGCAAAGGGAGATCAGGGGTCGGAGGGTTCGTTGGATGGAGCCAGGGCGTCGCAGGAAGATTCGTTGAACAAGAAGCTGAAGTACATGAAtctgagggaggaggaggaggaagacgtggTTTTAGAGGAGGGTTTGGAAGAGCTAGAGAAGGATGCTGAATTCATGGCGTTGGCTAGGGTCCATACTAACAAAAAGTTCAGTCATGGTGCTTTCTATGGCAATATGAGATCGGCTTGGAACCTAGAGCAAGAAGTGCAGTTTAGGGCAATAGAGGATAACCTGTTTTCAGTACAGATGAGTTGCTTGGGAGATTGGGAGAGGGTGATGAACGAAGGGCCGTGGATATTCAGAAACTGCCCAGTTTTGTTGGTACAGTATTATGGGTGGTCGGAGGTGAAGGAGATTGAACTCAATACATATCAGGTTTGGATGAGGGTGATGGGGCCGAAGGAGAAGATGAGAACTGTGAGTATCGCGAGGCAATTAGCGAGAAAGGCAGGGGAAGTGGTGCGAGTGGACGAGAGGTCAGTGAAAGGCCAAGGTGGGGGGATCCGAGTGCGAATCATCTTGGACGTGGGGAAACCTCTGATGAGATGTGCAAGCCTCACCTTAAGGCAGAAGAATGTATACTTTGAGTTTGAATATGAGAAGATGCCAGTATTTTGTGGTGTTTGTGGCCTGGTTAGTCATGTCGCCAAGGAGCATGGTAATGGTGTCCATGATGAGAATGCTACAATTTATCCTATTTCCTTGATTGCTCCGGAGTTTAGAAGAGATGAACATTGGGCGCAAACAGGCCAGGAGGAGAGAGGTACATGGAATAATCgggggggaagaggaggacgaggtgggGGAGCTTGGAGGAACCAGACGGCTAAGGAAAGATATGATGTGGATCTACGCAGCACGGCTAGCAGCCCGGTCAAATGCCCTAGTAATGCCCAACCCTCGGGGTCATTCAAAAGAAGGCTGGAGTATGAAGAGAAGGAGCAGAGTGTAGGAACGCAGCTGCTGTTAACTGATGGCAAAGGGGGAGAGCGGCTGGAGTCGAAAGAAGCAAGCAcaaaaggaggggaggagggggaggatgaCACAAACTCGCAGGGAAGCAAGAGGCACAAGGCGGATGATACCGTTTTgatggacttggcaacattggCGGCCCCCGGTTCGGGGGACCGCCAGGCCCAATGATACTCTTAGGGTGGAACTGCCGCGGGATGCGTCAGTCCCGGGCAGTTCGAGCACTTCGGGAGGTCCAGAGGTGCTACAAACCAGATGTGCTATTTCTTTCAGAGGCACATCTCTCTGACGCAGAGGCGGAGAAATTGATGACAAAACTAGGGTTCCAGGAGAGGCTGGTGGACCCGAGTGATGGGAGGGCAGGGGGTCTTGTGATGTTTTGGAGACGCGATATGAATATCACAAGAATGGAGGTTACGAGTAATTTCATTGATGTCATTATTGATGATGGGAACAAGTGGAGATGCACAGGATTCTACGGAGAACCGACAAAAGAGAATAAGCATAAATCATGGGACTATCTTAGGTCGCTGCACCAAGTTATGGATGTTCCCTGGATGGTTTTTGGAGATTTTAATGAAATCTTATTTGCTCATGAGAAGGAGGGGGGAGCGGTTCGGGAGCAACGACTGATGCAAGGGTTTAGAGATGCTCTGGCCGATTGTGATTTTGATGATATGGGGGCGTCAGGTGATTGTTTTACTTGGAGCAGAGGTCGGATCAAGGAGAGACTGGATAGAGCGGTTTGTAATTCGAGGTGGAATAACCTCTTCCCGCATGCAGGAGTACTGAACGGGGAGATGACGAAGTCCGACCATCGACCCATAGTGGTGAATACGGAATATTATGCGGAACATAGTAGACCGAGGGGAGCTAAAAGAAGGTTTGAAGCAAGATGGCTCAAGGAGGAAACGGTGGAGGAGGTGGTTCGAACGGCATGGCAACAGGCTGCGATGCTGGGCATTGGGCCTTTCAAGCCTAAAGTTGATGCAGTACATGCAGAGCTGCACCGGTGGGATCGGGAAGTGTTGAAGAGACCGTAGAAGAGGATGGCGGCCCTAAAAGTGGAGCTGGAGGACGTGAGAAGGGGTCCGGCTACAGATGCCGCCATCGATAGGCATAAGGAGATACTTCTCGGCATTGAGAATTTGCTGGAACAGGAGGAAATCGAGTGGGTGCAGAGAGGCAGAGCGAATTGGTTAAAACATGGTGATCGGAACACAATTTTTTTTCACATGTATGCctcagcaaggaggaagaagaatactATCAAAAGCTTACAAGATGAGAACGGAGTGGTGCAGGAAGTGCAAGCAGAAATGGAGAAGATTATACAAAATTATTTTACTAACCTGTTTACTTCGCAGGTGAATATTCCAAATGAGAATGTCATTCAGAAAGTGGTGCCCAAGGTTTCGGGGCAAATGAACGATATGCTTCTAGCTCCGTTCACCGAAGAAGACGTCCGTCGGGCTCTGTTCAGTATTGGAGATTTTAAGGCCCCTGGGCCGGACGGATTACATGTGGCATTTTACAAACAATTTTGGAGTATGATTAAGGAGGATCTGGTGAAGGAAGTGTTAGAAGCAATAAATACAGGTACGATCCCGGAAGGGTGGAATAATACCACGATAGTGTTGATTCCGAAAGTAGCAGCTCCGACTAACATCACGCAGTTTAGACCGATTAGTCTATGTAATGTGGCCTACAAGATCATCTCCAAGATGCTAGCTAATCGGTTGAAAGGAATCTTACCGGAAATTATCAGCCCGACGCAGAGCGCTTTTGTTCCCGGAAGATTGATCACGGACAACATTCTAATTGCGTATGAGTGTATGCACACTATAAAGAGAAAACAAGGCAAGTCAGGGCTATGTGCGGTGAAATTAGATATGCATAAGGCATATGATAGGGTGGAATGGTGCTTCCTGAAGAGAATGATGGAGAGGTTGGGGTTTGATAACAGATGGGTCTCGTTGATAATGGCTTGTGTGTCATCAGTTTCATATAATGTTTGTTTCAACGGGACATCTACGGATGTGTTCCACCCATCGAGAGGGCTAAGGCAGGGAGACCCCTTGTCTCCTTACCTTTTTTTGTTGTGTGCTGAGGCCTTGTCAAGTTTGTTACAAAGGGAAGAGGATAATGGAAATCTAGTAGGCGTGAGAGTCTGTAGAGACGCACCACAAATTTCACATTTACTCTTTGCGGACGATTCCCTCATTCTGATGAGAGCTGATGGGGCGAATGCTGAATGTCTTCGGGATATCTTGGATGCATACTGTGAGAGCTCGGGGCAGTTGGTAAGTGACGCCAAGTCCAGCATCTACTTTAGCCCGAACTTGGCAGTGGAAGAAAAAGTTGTAATATGTCAGAATCTGCGTATATTCATGAAAGCCATGAATGAGAGATATTTGGGCCTACCGGCGATGGTGGGGGCGGACAGGAGGGAAGCTTTTGAATACCTCATCGATCGGATCAATCAGGTGTTGAGCGGATGGAAAGAGAAGATGTTATCCACAGGAGGGAAAGATGTACTCATTAAGGCTGCTGCTCAAGCCATGCCAGTGTTCGCGATGTCGGTGTTTAATATCCCGAAAAATGTTTGCAAAGGGATGACGGATGCCATATCAAGATACTGGTGGGGTGACGACGATAACCACAAGAGGATACATTGGGCGTCATGGTGGAAGCTTTGCATTCTGAAGAACAAAGGGGGGGATGGGATTCAGGGATCTACATAGTTTTAACCTTGCTTTGTTGGCCAAGCAAGTATGGAGATTATTGGAAAATCCAGATTCTTTGTGTGCGCAGGTCCTTAGATCGAAATACTACCCGGACGGGAAACTTTTGGAAGCGAAGATGAAGAGTGGATGTTCATTCACATGGCAGAGTATATGTGCTGGCATTCATACCTTCAAAAGAGGGGCCATTTGGAGGATAGGCGATGGATCACAAGTTAATATTTGGTCTGACCCATGGATAGCAGCGAGTGCGGATGGACGTGTAGTCACCCCGAGAGGAGCAAATCTGTTGTCAAAGGTATCTAACCTGATCGACCCGGCAACAGGAGTGTGGGATCATGAGCTTATCATGGATATGTTCTGGCAGGTGGATGCGGAGAGAATCCTTGCTATTCCGCTGGCGCCGCCAGGAGTGATGGATGATTTTGTGGCATGGAGGTTCACAAAGAACAACATATTCACGGTTAGGTCGGCATATCATGCAGAGTGGgatcatcagttcggacattggTTTGAGTGAACGGAAGGCCAACCATCACAACAATATCCAGTCTAGGCAAAATTGTGGGAATCTTCACTGCCGGGTAAAGTGAAGATACATGCATGGAAAGT
This DNA window, taken from Triticum aestivum cultivar Chinese Spring chromosome 1D, IWGSC CS RefSeq v2.1, whole genome shotgun sequence, encodes the following:
- the LOC123180635 gene encoding 5-amino-6-(5-phospho-D-ribitylamino)uracil phosphatase, chloroplastic, translated to MESCSFRTATSPSPFPSAPSSSSSPRAPCPSLRFARARNGRQMRMRRMASGFDAFPPLPGKVFVEETIGAEYGEGFETFRMDGPLNIDVDYLNEKLQECFLQRIRHAMKPDEAFGLIFSWDNVIADTDSLKLDAWRQLALEEGKDIPTAAHIQKSILHGAADHVLRKVLYWAKEDDQMERLKARLIELYYESLFKLDTPVEGLREWLDAVRTAGIPCAVASSLDRRCMVEALDRMALSKYFKAIVTDEDDMESIAHRFLSAAVKLDRKPSKCIVFEDDPRGVTAAHNCTMMAVSLIGAHPAYELEQADLAVARYSELSVINLRRMFAHKGLSFMDMQKQIIERSPPKRKLTVDTIF